One Nicotiana tomentosiformis chromosome 4, ASM39032v3, whole genome shotgun sequence genomic window carries:
- the LOC138909503 gene encoding uncharacterized protein gives MDYSKLLKPTAINAPMQTFATLSLKPVELLHGEPIVKWKKQEVKQSIVQQGLLLAVLGKVSYGKPVISELRKVIPIQCEIKGHCSVGLIEDNHVLIRLSLLEDYVHLLSKPIFYLKAQLYMWQMRCTKWNPWWTPDEENPFAIAWISFPELPPNFFGKGYVFSLARAVGNPLHIDLATQNGTRPSCAKVKVEVNLLSKFPHRIKIVEEADESGPEEFKWIRIKYDYMPKYCKPCKKHGHSEVECWVIHPELHKRFEEGVEE, from the coding sequence ATGGATTATTCAAAACTTTTAAAACCTACTGCCATTAATGCCCCTATGCAAACCTTCGCTACGCTATCATTGAAACCAGTTGAGTTACTTCATGGAGAACCAATTGTGAAGTGGAAGAAACAAGAAGTGAAGCAATCTATCGTACAACAAGGACTTCTACTTGCAGTTCTTGGGAAAGTTTCGTATGGGAAGCCTGTTATTAGTGAATTACGTAAAGTGATTCCAATTCAATGTGAGATTAAAGGCCATTGTTCAGTTGGTTTAATTGAAGATAATCATGTGTTGATTAGGCTGTCTTTATTGGAGGACTATGTTCATCTTCTTTCAAAGccaattttttatttaaaagctCAGTTATACATGTGGCAGATGCGTTGTACAAAATGGAATCCATGGTGGACACCTGATGAAGAGAATCCCTTTGCCATTGCTTGGATTAGCTTTCCAGAACTACCTCCTAATTTCTTTGGGAAGGGATATGTATTTTCCTTAGCTCGTGCAGTTGGTAATCCATTACATATAGACCTAGCCACTCAAAATGGGACTAGACCTAGTTGTGCTAAGGTGAAGGTGGAAGTTAATTTGTTAAGTAAGTTCCCTCATCGTATTAAGATTGTGGAAGAAGCTGATGAATCTGGACCAGAAGAGTTCAAGTGGATTAGGATTAAGTATGATTATATGCCAAAATATTGCAAACCTTGCAAAAAACATGGGCATAGCGAGGTAGAATGCTGGGTAATTCATCCTGAATTACACAAGAGATTTGAAGAAGGTGTTGAGGAATAA